From one Leptospira licerasiae serovar Varillal str. VAR 010 genomic stretch:
- the aroB gene encoding 3-dehydroquinate synthase codes for MNPIREVQIRAFSKEYKVQIHPDFRGLGETIKKFYPVSSIVILTERKLAGLFSKFYESELSDLGIPYHEIYIKGGEKNKHILRTAEVYNKLIELGTDRKSLILALGGGVVGDFAGFIASTFQRGIRFAQIPTTLLASVDSSVGGKVAVNADLGKNMIGSFYQPEFVYLPLIALSTLPKREWRCGMAEIVKHGLLSGGEYLEKISSNDKSVYDHTSPELLELIVGSILYKANIVSQDERETGLRKVLNLGHTTAHAIESLTNYRRYSHGEAVSIGLLTAIILSTEKQGLDTSWVEGLKKILKAYDLPYHDMSKSAQVAKHTLHDKKNVGNSVRFVLLQSPGNPIWDIPVELEEIASAFRKQKKMD; via the coding sequence ATGAATCCTATTCGGGAAGTACAGATTAGAGCATTCTCAAAAGAATACAAGGTCCAGATCCATCCTGACTTTAGAGGTTTAGGAGAAACGATCAAAAAATTTTATCCTGTTTCTTCCATTGTTATACTTACGGAAAGAAAACTTGCAGGACTATTTTCCAAGTTTTATGAATCGGAACTTTCCGATCTTGGAATTCCATATCACGAAATTTATATCAAAGGCGGAGAGAAAAATAAACATATTCTCCGCACTGCTGAAGTTTATAACAAACTAATAGAATTGGGTACCGACCGTAAAAGTTTGATCCTCGCATTGGGTGGCGGAGTTGTCGGAGACTTTGCGGGATTTATCGCTTCCACATTCCAAAGAGGGATACGTTTTGCTCAAATCCCCACAACTTTGCTTGCTTCCGTAGATTCTTCCGTGGGCGGAAAGGTAGCGGTAAACGCAGATCTTGGAAAGAACATGATCGGCTCCTTCTATCAACCTGAGTTTGTGTATTTACCTCTGATCGCTTTGTCTACTTTGCCTAAAAGAGAATGGAGATGTGGAATGGCGGAGATCGTAAAGCACGGTCTTTTATCAGGAGGAGAATATCTGGAGAAGATCAGTTCGAACGATAAATCCGTCTACGATCATACTTCTCCCGAACTTTTAGAATTGATCGTAGGATCTATTTTGTATAAAGCTAATATAGTTTCACAAGACGAAAGAGAAACTGGTCTAAGAAAAGTCTTGAACCTGGGGCATACTACCGCTCACGCAATCGAATCTCTTACCAATTACAGAAGATATTCGCATGGAGAAGCCGTTTCCATCGGTTTATTGACCGCGATTATACTTTCCACAGAAAAACAGGGGCTTGATACCTCTTGGGTGGAAGGTTTGAAAAAAATACTGAAAGCATACGATCTCCCATATCATGATATGAGTAAATCCGCTCAAGTTGCAAAACATACTCTTCATGATAAGAAGAATGTGGGGAATTCGGTCCGATTCGTTCTTCTTCAGTCTCCGGGAAATCCGATTTGGGATATTCCTGTAGAGTTAGAAGAGATTGCTTCTGCGTTTAGAAAACAGAAGAAAATGGATTGA
- a CDS encoding NUDIX domain-containing protein gives MEFFFKKKGLRVRVAALIRNRKGDILLLQQKKKDAYYWLLPGGGIEFGESAEDALRRELKEELSLDITSANFLFLNESIDPKGNRHLLQLVFLATVKKQDPEVNLKEKAITGFGYFPLGAVLEMDIRPDIKDFLSSGKYKPAPFIRSQWVYDK, from the coding sequence ATGGAATTCTTTTTTAAAAAGAAAGGTTTGAGGGTCAGAGTGGCCGCTTTGATCCGAAATCGTAAGGGAGATATATTACTCCTACAGCAAAAAAAGAAGGATGCCTATTATTGGTTGCTGCCCGGCGGAGGAATTGAGTTCGGAGAAAGTGCGGAAGACGCTCTGAGAAGAGAATTAAAAGAAGAACTTTCTTTGGATATTACCAGTGCAAATTTTCTGTTTTTAAACGAATCCATCGATCCTAAGGGGAATCGTCACCTTCTTCAGTTAGTATTCTTGGCCACAGTCAAAAAACAAGACCCGGAAGTGAATCTGAAAGAGAAGGCGATCACAGGATTCGGCTATTTTCCTTTGGGCGCGGTTTTAGAAATGGATATAAGACCGGATATTAAGGATTTTCTTTCTTCCGGAAAATATAAACCGGCTCCCTTTATACGAAGCCAATGGGTATATGATAAATGA
- the rnc gene encoding ribonuclease III, which produces MIKKKYIQNQNKKDPKIRKDPSLLASELGLKFNKPSYLEIAFVHSSFRNENPSYKEDNERLEFLGDSVLGLVVAKYLYRTNPSANEGELSRKKATLVSTAMLNGLSEKLGLTSYVLLGKGEGQGGAQKKLGANLFESLVGAIYLDQGMEAAEKFILEHLIDYIKNSDKVREATDYKSVLQEICQKKFKLLPSYRLLKEVGPDHEKTFYVSVSIRDKFSAEGKGKNKKFAEQDAAKQLLKSLKIKV; this is translated from the coding sequence TTGATAAAAAAAAAATACATTCAGAATCAAAATAAGAAAGATCCTAAAATTAGAAAGGATCCTTCTCTACTTGCGTCCGAGCTCGGTTTAAAATTCAATAAACCTTCCTACTTAGAGATCGCATTCGTACATAGTTCTTTCAGGAACGAAAATCCAAGTTACAAAGAAGACAACGAAAGATTGGAGTTTTTAGGAGACTCTGTTCTCGGACTCGTAGTCGCGAAATATTTATACAGAACAAATCCTTCTGCAAATGAAGGTGAGCTTTCCAGAAAGAAGGCAACCTTGGTTTCCACCGCAATGTTAAACGGACTCAGTGAAAAATTGGGACTGACTTCCTATGTTTTATTGGGAAAAGGAGAAGGTCAGGGAGGCGCCCAAAAAAAACTGGGTGCGAATCTATTCGAATCCTTGGTGGGGGCGATTTATTTAGACCAAGGAATGGAAGCTGCCGAGAAGTTTATACTCGAACATCTTATAGATTACATTAAAAATTCCGATAAGGTAAGAGAGGCTACGGATTATAAATCCGTCCTCCAGGAAATTTGCCAAAAAAAATTCAAACTTCTACCTTCTTATAGATTACTAAAAGAGGTGGGGCCCGATCACGAAAAGACCTTTTATGTTAGCGTATCGATCCGGGACAAATTCTCCGCAGAAGGTAAAGGAAAGAACAAAAAGTTCGCGGAACAAGATGCTGCGAAACAATTATTAAAGTCCTTAAAGATCAAGGTTTAA
- the acpP gene encoding acyl carrier protein yields the protein MADFEKIKSIIVEQLGVDESEVTPEAHFIDDLGADSLDTVELVMALEEEFGVEISDEDAEKIQTVGDVIKFIDTLKS from the coding sequence ATGGCAGATTTCGAAAAGATTAAGTCTATTATCGTTGAGCAACTTGGAGTGGATGAGTCCGAAGTGACTCCTGAAGCACACTTCATTGATGACCTCGGTGCAGACTCTCTTGACACAGTTGAACTCGTTATGGCTCTTGAAGAAGAGTTTGGCGTTGAAATTTCCGATGAGGATGCTGAAAAGATCCAAACCGTCGGAGACGTAATTAAGTTCATCGACACTCTAAAGTCCTAA